A window of Amycolatopsis australiensis contains these coding sequences:
- a CDS encoding gluconokinase — protein sequence MTVIVVMGVSGSGKTTIGTALARALDVGYAEADTFHPKANIEKMTAGHPLTDEDRAPWLEAIAGWIRDHQAGGGVVTSSALKRRYRDVLRSGGDVWFAHLQVDRALLAERMKTRTGHFMPVSLLDSQLADLEPLQPDESGAVFDNTGGTPQEITEAVLTAFRERS from the coding sequence ATGACCGTCATCGTGGTGATGGGGGTGTCAGGCTCCGGCAAGACGACGATCGGCACGGCGCTCGCGCGGGCACTGGACGTCGGCTACGCCGAGGCGGACACGTTCCATCCGAAGGCCAACATCGAGAAGATGACCGCCGGCCACCCGCTGACCGACGAAGACCGTGCCCCCTGGCTCGAAGCCATCGCCGGCTGGATCCGCGACCACCAGGCCGGCGGCGGCGTCGTGACGTCCTCGGCGCTCAAGCGCCGGTACCGCGACGTGCTGAGAAGCGGTGGCGACGTCTGGTTCGCCCACCTCCAGGTCGACCGCGCGCTCCTGGCCGAGCGCATGAAGACCCGCACCGGTCACTTCATGCCGGTGTCGCTGCTGGACTCGCAGCTCGCCGACCTGGAGCCCCTCCAGCCGGACGAGTCCGGCGCCGTCTTCGACAACACGGGCGGCACTCCCCAGGAGATCACCGAAGCCGTCCTGACCGCATTCCGGGAGCGCTCATGA
- a CDS encoding N-acetylglucosamine kinase, translated as MKPAIIAIDGGNSKTEVLVVSEDGVVLGQSRGPGASPQNIGVAGCVAALEDLVLEAYPTFGTRPDAVHTSAYLAGLDFPREEEALHAALAARGWSDTLTVGNDTLALLRAGSAGVGVAVVCGAGINGAGVGPDGRVHRFPALGKISGDWGGGYRLGEEALWWAVRAEDGRGPRTALMPAVARYFGKPTLLDVVQGLHFEEIDPASIHGLCPLLFEVAAAGDEVAADVVTRFVEEVSVFAAVILRKLDLTEDDPEIILGGGVLTGVGAPVIAEIEKRCLKVAPRAVVRVVDVNPVVGAALFGLDTLGAPEAAKASLKAATQRT; from the coding sequence ATGAAGCCTGCCATCATCGCGATCGACGGCGGCAACAGCAAGACCGAGGTCCTCGTGGTCTCGGAAGACGGCGTCGTTCTGGGGCAGTCCCGCGGCCCCGGCGCGTCGCCGCAGAACATCGGCGTCGCGGGCTGCGTCGCGGCGCTGGAAGACCTCGTTTTGGAGGCGTACCCCACCTTCGGGACGCGGCCGGACGCGGTCCACACCTCCGCGTATCTGGCCGGGCTCGACTTCCCGCGCGAGGAGGAAGCGCTGCACGCGGCGCTGGCCGCGCGCGGGTGGAGCGACACCCTGACCGTCGGCAACGACACGCTCGCGCTGCTCCGGGCGGGCAGCGCGGGCGTGGGCGTGGCGGTGGTGTGCGGCGCCGGGATCAACGGCGCCGGTGTCGGGCCCGACGGCCGCGTCCACCGCTTTCCCGCGCTGGGCAAGATCTCCGGTGACTGGGGTGGCGGCTACCGGCTCGGCGAGGAAGCGCTGTGGTGGGCCGTGCGCGCGGAAGACGGCCGCGGCCCGCGGACGGCGCTGATGCCGGCGGTGGCCCGCTACTTCGGGAAGCCGACGCTGCTGGACGTCGTGCAGGGCCTGCACTTCGAGGAGATCGACCCGGCCTCGATCCACGGGCTGTGCCCGCTGCTGTTCGAGGTGGCGGCGGCGGGCGACGAGGTCGCGGCGGACGTCGTGACGCGGTTCGTCGAGGAGGTCAGCGTCTTCGCGGCGGTGATTCTCCGGAAGCTGGACCTCACCGAGGACGACCCGGAGATCATCCTCGGCGGCGGAGTGCTGACCGGGGTAGGCGCGCCGGTGATCGCGGAGATCGAGAAGCGGTGCCTGAAGGTGGCGCCGCGCGCGGTGGTCCGGGTCGTCGACGTGAACCCCGTGGTGGGAGCGGCGTTGTTCGGATTGGACACGCTGGGCGCGCCGGAGGCCGCGAAGGCCTCGCTGAAGGCGGCGACCCAGCGCACCTAG
- a CDS encoding low molecular weight protein-tyrosine-phosphatase — translation MPKLVFVCSGNICRSPMAELVFRARLEDAGLADAVRVASAGTGPWHVGEPADKRARATLKAHGYPTAHVASEVSDDDLAADLLLAADSGHAEFLRSRVDDPAKVRLLRSFDPSAPEGAEVPDPYYGGDDGFEDVLAMIERSVPGLLEWVRSRG, via the coding sequence GTGCCGAAGCTGGTCTTCGTCTGCTCCGGCAACATCTGCCGCTCCCCGATGGCCGAGCTGGTGTTCCGTGCCCGGCTCGAAGACGCCGGGCTGGCCGACGCCGTTCGCGTCGCCAGCGCCGGCACCGGTCCGTGGCACGTCGGGGAGCCCGCCGACAAGCGCGCCCGGGCGACGTTGAAGGCGCACGGCTACCCCACCGCGCACGTCGCCTCCGAGGTGTCGGATGACGACCTCGCCGCCGACCTGCTGCTGGCCGCCGACTCGGGGCACGCCGAATTCCTGCGCTCGCGCGTCGACGACCCCGCGAAGGTGCGGCTGCTGCGGTCGTTCGACCCGTCGGCTCCCGAAGGCGCCGAGGTCCCGGACCCCTACTACGGCGGTGACGACGGCTTCGAGGACGTCCTCGCCATGATCGAACGCTCGGTGCCCGGCCTGCTCGAGTGGGTCCGTTCGCGCGGCTGA
- a CDS encoding cobalamin biosynthesis protein CobD/CbiB: MSAARAIGLVLGVAADGALGDPRRRLPVTAFRRLAHRPGSGAALAAALVAGGVLLERAGRGRPLVQASATAVSTWAVLGAAGLAMQGTELARDLEECRFEPARSTLSELDPRVADGLGAIALSRASVETLAENTSDAVVAPLVWGAVAGVPGLLGARAVSLLRRARAGGRGHWAIDRLDELVHLVPTRVAAALTVLAAPVVGGSAGGAWRAWRRDTIAHPSPNAGRVEAAFAGALEIRVGGRTVYPHGVAELPVLGVGRNPDAGHVTRAVELSRVVGWLAGVTSVVLAVLTGFRRRFR, translated from the coding sequence GTGAGCGCGGCGCGCGCGATCGGACTGGTGTTGGGTGTGGCGGCCGACGGCGCTCTCGGCGACCCGCGCCGTCGGCTGCCGGTGACGGCGTTCCGCCGTCTGGCGCACCGCCCGGGCTCGGGCGCGGCACTGGCCGCCGCCCTGGTCGCGGGCGGCGTGCTGCTCGAACGGGCCGGCCGCGGCCGCCCGCTGGTGCAGGCGTCGGCGACGGCGGTGTCGACGTGGGCGGTCCTCGGCGCGGCCGGGCTGGCGATGCAGGGCACGGAACTGGCCCGCGACCTCGAGGAGTGCCGCTTCGAACCGGCGCGCTCGACACTGTCCGAACTGGACCCCCGGGTGGCCGACGGGCTCGGCGCGATCGCGCTGTCCCGCGCCTCGGTGGAGACGCTGGCGGAGAACACGTCGGACGCGGTCGTCGCCCCGCTGGTGTGGGGCGCGGTGGCGGGCGTGCCGGGGCTGCTGGGCGCGCGGGCGGTGAGCCTGCTGCGCCGCGCCCGCGCGGGCGGCCGGGGCCACTGGGCGATCGACCGGCTCGACGAGCTGGTCCACCTGGTCCCGACCCGCGTGGCGGCGGCACTGACGGTGCTGGCGGCCCCGGTGGTGGGCGGCTCGGCGGGCGGCGCGTGGCGGGCGTGGCGCCGCGACACGATCGCCCACCCGAGCCCGAACGCGGGCCGCGTCGAGGCGGCGTTCGCGGGCGCGCTGGAGATCCGCGTCGGCGGCCGGACGGTGTACCCGCACGGGGTGGCGGAGCTGCCGGTGCTGGGCGTGGGCCGCAACCCGGACGCGGGCCACGTCACGCGGGCGGTCGAGCTGTCCCGGGTGGTGGGCTGGCTGGCCGGGGTGACTTCGGTGGTGCTGGCCGTGCTGACCGGTTTCCGGCGCCGCTTCCGCTGA
- a CDS encoding 6-phospho-beta-glucosidase has translation MKLAVVGGGSTYTPELIDGIAGRRSTLDVDEIVLVDPDAYRVEAVGGFSQRLLDHAGHPARVKTTQSLEEGVDGASAVLIQLRVGGQRARRSDETFPHACGCVGQETTGAGGLAKALRTVPVVLDIADRVRKIAGDDTWIVNFTNPVGIVTRALLNEGHRAVGLCNVAINLQRQFGKLLQVGADDVKLVHTGLNHLSWERGALVDGVDRLPELLDQHLGYLSNEVSVPEEWLRRMNVVPSYYLKYFYAHDEQVTKQRTERPRADVVSDVEEELLKIYLDPERNTKPESLEKRGGAYYSEAAVQLVHALTAGGPAEEHVVNVRNDGTFPFLPDDAVIEARSTVDLKGAKPIPQPPVEPRFSGLIAATTAYEFLALEAALKGGRDRVADALLAHPLVGQYSKADTLADSLVQINREYLPWARG, from the coding sequence ATGAAGCTGGCAGTCGTCGGTGGCGGGTCCACCTACACGCCGGAGCTGATCGACGGGATCGCCGGGCGCCGGTCCACTTTGGACGTCGACGAGATCGTGCTGGTCGACCCGGACGCCTACCGCGTCGAGGCCGTCGGCGGATTCAGCCAGCGGCTGCTCGACCACGCGGGCCACCCGGCACGGGTCAAGACTACGCAGTCGCTGGAAGAGGGCGTCGACGGCGCTTCGGCGGTCCTGATCCAGCTGCGGGTCGGCGGGCAGCGGGCGCGGCGCTCGGACGAGACGTTCCCGCACGCCTGCGGGTGCGTCGGGCAGGAGACGACCGGCGCGGGCGGCCTCGCCAAGGCCCTGCGAACCGTGCCGGTGGTCCTGGACATCGCCGACCGCGTCCGCAAGATCGCCGGCGACGACACGTGGATCGTCAACTTCACCAACCCGGTCGGCATCGTCACGCGGGCCCTGCTCAACGAGGGCCACCGCGCGGTCGGGCTGTGCAACGTCGCGATCAACCTGCAGCGCCAGTTCGGGAAGCTCCTCCAGGTCGGTGCGGACGACGTCAAGCTCGTCCACACCGGGCTGAACCACCTGAGCTGGGAGCGCGGCGCGCTCGTCGACGGCGTCGACCGGCTGCCGGAGCTGCTCGACCAGCACCTCGGCTACCTGTCGAACGAGGTCAGCGTGCCGGAAGAGTGGCTGCGGCGGATGAACGTCGTGCCGTCGTACTACCTGAAGTACTTCTACGCGCACGACGAGCAGGTCACCAAGCAGCGCACCGAACGGCCGCGCGCGGACGTCGTCTCCGACGTCGAGGAAGAGCTGCTGAAGATCTACCTCGACCCGGAGCGGAACACCAAGCCGGAGTCGCTGGAGAAGCGCGGCGGGGCGTACTACTCCGAGGCAGCGGTGCAGCTCGTGCACGCGCTGACCGCGGGCGGCCCGGCCGAGGAGCACGTGGTGAACGTGCGCAACGACGGCACTTTCCCGTTCCTGCCGGACGACGCCGTCATCGAAGCGCGATCCACTGTGGACTTGAAGGGGGCGAAGCCGATCCCGCAGCCGCCGGTGGAGCCGCGGTTCTCGGGGCTCATCGCGGCGACCACGGCGTACGAGTTCCTCGCGCTCGAGGCGGCGCTGAAGGGCGGCCGCGACCGCGTGGCCGACGCCCTGCTCGCGCACCCGCTGGTCGGCCAGTACAGCAAGGCCGACACGCTCGCCGATTCGCTGGTGCAGATCAACCGCGAGTACCTGCCCTGGGCCCGCGGATGA
- a CDS encoding Nif3-like dinuclear metal center hexameric protein → MPALSEIITALEQAYPPALAESWDAVGLVCGDPAEPVTRVLCCVDPVAETVEEAEQLGAQLIVAHHPLLLRGVHGVPADTAKGALVHRMIRAGIALYCAHTNADSADPGVSDALAQAIGLRVTGPLAPHADGVTGIGRLGELPAPEPFATFVQRVADALPATVPGVLGAGDPDRPIRTVAVSGGAGDSYLTQATAAGVDAFVTADLRHHPAGEHLAHPGRVPALVGLTHWASEWPWCAQASAVIGHAFAGNVDVHVSTRCTDPWTVRAERTSI, encoded by the coding sequence GTGCCCGCCCTTTCCGAAATCATCACCGCCCTGGAGCAGGCCTACCCGCCCGCGCTCGCCGAGTCGTGGGACGCCGTCGGCCTCGTCTGCGGCGACCCCGCCGAGCCGGTCACGCGCGTGCTCTGCTGCGTCGACCCGGTCGCCGAGACCGTCGAGGAAGCCGAACAGCTCGGCGCGCAGCTGATCGTCGCGCACCACCCGCTGCTGCTGCGCGGCGTGCACGGCGTGCCCGCCGACACCGCCAAGGGCGCGCTGGTGCACCGCATGATCCGCGCGGGCATCGCCCTCTACTGCGCGCACACCAACGCCGACTCCGCCGACCCCGGCGTCTCGGACGCCCTCGCGCAGGCCATCGGGCTGCGCGTCACCGGCCCGCTGGCACCCCACGCCGACGGCGTCACCGGCATCGGCCGCCTCGGTGAACTGCCCGCGCCCGAGCCGTTCGCGACGTTCGTCCAGCGCGTCGCCGACGCCCTGCCCGCGACCGTGCCCGGCGTGCTCGGGGCCGGCGACCCGGACCGCCCGATCCGCACCGTCGCCGTGTCCGGCGGCGCCGGCGACTCCTACCTCACGCAGGCCACCGCGGCCGGCGTCGACGCCTTCGTCACCGCCGACCTGCGGCATCACCCCGCCGGTGAGCACCTCGCGCACCCCGGCCGGGTGCCCGCGCTGGTCGGGCTGACCCACTGGGCCAGCGAATGGCCGTGGTGCGCGCAGGCCTCGGCGGTCATCGGGCACGCGTTTGCGGGTAACGTCGACGTTCACGTGTCCACGCGGTGCACCGACCCGTGGACCGTCCGCGCCGAGCGCACATCGATTTAG
- a CDS encoding chorismate mutase has product MRVLVVLLAVVSGLVLASVPASASGSSLWRLTDLAAQRVRIADKVAAAKYGTPSPIDDPAREQQIYDSVAARAPGLGLDPADAVRFFRAQIEANKLVQRGLYARWDAHPSSAPRTRPDLGEIRPVIDRLNTDLLTELAATRPARTARSCPAHELVAAGVADVVHHFDALHARALTGAARAACITR; this is encoded by the coding sequence ATGCGGGTACTGGTGGTGCTCCTGGCGGTGGTCTCCGGTCTGGTCCTGGCCTCGGTCCCGGCTTCGGCTTCGGGGTCGTCGCTGTGGCGGCTGACGGACCTGGCGGCCCAGCGCGTCCGCATCGCGGACAAGGTGGCGGCGGCGAAGTACGGCACGCCGTCACCGATCGACGACCCGGCGCGCGAGCAGCAGATCTACGACTCGGTGGCCGCACGTGCCCCGGGTCTCGGCCTCGACCCGGCGGACGCGGTGCGCTTCTTCCGCGCCCAGATCGAGGCGAACAAGCTGGTCCAGCGCGGGCTGTACGCGCGGTGGGACGCGCACCCGTCCTCGGCGCCCAGGACGCGGCCGGACCTGGGCGAGATCCGCCCGGTGATCGACCGCCTCAACACGGACCTGCTGACGGAACTGGCGGCGACGCGGCCGGCCCGCACGGCCCGGTCGTGCCCGGCGCACGAGCTGGTGGCGGCGGGAGTGGCGGACGTGGTGCACCACTTCGACGCCCTGCACGCGCGGGCACTGACCGGAGCCGCCCGGGCGGCCTGCATCACCCGTTAA
- a CDS encoding FadR/GntR family transcriptional regulator has protein sequence MRHEQVLDALGAAIANGSLAPGTVLRSEELQERFGASRTVAREVVRVLETMQLTSSKRRVGVIVREPAEWNHYDPRLIRWQLDGPARPAALATLNELRSAIEPCAARYAALRATPEERGRLGALGERLARTAKARDLTTFLGFDIAFHDLLLTASRNPMFAQLSEVVAEVLTGRTGHGLMPPEPQPEAVALHAEVAAAVAEGDADRAERAMRDIVVQAREEIAALVE, from the coding sequence GTGAGGCACGAGCAGGTCCTGGACGCGCTGGGCGCGGCGATCGCGAACGGCTCCCTGGCGCCGGGCACCGTCTTGCGCTCCGAAGAGCTTCAGGAGCGCTTCGGCGCTTCGCGGACGGTCGCGCGCGAAGTCGTCCGCGTGCTCGAGACGATGCAGCTGACCAGCAGCAAGCGGCGGGTCGGCGTGATCGTCCGGGAACCGGCCGAGTGGAACCACTACGACCCGCGGCTGATCCGCTGGCAGCTCGACGGGCCCGCGCGCCCGGCGGCACTCGCGACGCTCAACGAGCTGCGCTCGGCGATCGAGCCGTGCGCGGCGCGGTACGCCGCCCTGCGCGCGACACCGGAGGAGCGTGGCCGGCTCGGCGCACTGGGCGAGCGGCTGGCCCGGACGGCGAAGGCCCGCGACCTCACCACGTTCCTCGGCTTCGACATCGCCTTCCACGACCTGCTGCTGACCGCGTCGCGGAACCCGATGTTCGCCCAGCTGTCCGAGGTCGTGGCGGAGGTGCTGACCGGGCGGACCGGGCACGGGCTGATGCCACCGGAGCCGCAGCCGGAGGCCGTGGCGCTGCACGCCGAGGTGGCCGCGGCGGTGGCCGAGGGGGACGCGGACCGGGCGGAGCGGGCGATGCGGGACATCGTCGTCCAGGCGCGCGAGGAGATCGCGGCACTGGTCGAGTAG
- a CDS encoding zinc ribbon domain-containing protein, whose product MKAEPAVQRQLLELAKVDAELSRTAHRRRTLPELAEIDAGEKTVRERRDALVSVQTAASDLDREIARQEKEIESVRAREDRDRKLLASGSVNSKQMTDIEHELQSLERRQSALEDDLLELMEQREALGLDAQRTGAEVDKAEAEVAAAIARRDEAFKDLDTTRARRDEDRAKLLPRFPEPLLKLYERVREHKGIGAALLRARRCGACQLELDRNTINEIKAAPEDDVIQCENCGAILVRTLESGL is encoded by the coding sequence GTGAAGGCCGAACCCGCCGTGCAGCGCCAGTTGCTCGAGCTCGCCAAGGTGGACGCCGAGCTCTCGCGCACCGCGCACCGCCGCCGCACCCTGCCCGAGCTGGCCGAGATCGACGCGGGGGAGAAGACCGTCCGCGAGCGCCGCGACGCGCTCGTGTCGGTCCAGACCGCCGCGTCCGATCTCGACCGCGAGATCGCCCGGCAGGAGAAGGAGATCGAGTCGGTCCGCGCCCGCGAGGACCGCGACCGCAAGCTCCTGGCGTCCGGCTCGGTGAACTCGAAGCAGATGACCGACATCGAGCACGAGCTGCAGTCGCTGGAACGCCGCCAGAGCGCGCTCGAAGACGACCTGCTGGAGCTGATGGAACAGCGTGAGGCCCTCGGCCTGGACGCCCAGCGCACCGGCGCCGAGGTCGACAAGGCCGAGGCCGAGGTCGCCGCCGCGATCGCCCGCCGCGACGAGGCGTTCAAGGACCTCGACACCACCCGCGCGCGCCGCGACGAAGACCGCGCGAAGCTGCTGCCGCGCTTCCCGGAACCGCTGCTCAAGCTGTACGAGCGGGTCCGCGAGCACAAGGGCATCGGGGCCGCGCTGCTGCGTGCCCGCCGCTGCGGCGCCTGCCAGCTGGAGCTGGACCGCAACACGATCAACGAGATCAAGGCCGCGCCGGAGGACGACGTCATCCAGTGCGAGAACTGCGGCGCGATCCTGGTCCGGACCCTGGAGTCGGGTCTGTGA
- a CDS encoding SRPBCC domain-containing protein, giving the protein MTKTVQVHRVYIKATPERIWEAITKPEWTQKYGYTGLADFDLKPGGKHRTRPTQAFIDAGITGDLVDGEVLEVDPPRKLVITWKLLMGLEGMAAEPYTTVTYDIEETKTAGTRLTVTHDVTGAPLTAEMVGGVHEDVNAGPGENAGGGWDWVLSDLKSLLETGEVLVP; this is encoded by the coding sequence ATGACGAAGACCGTGCAGGTCCACCGCGTTTACATCAAGGCGACCCCGGAGCGCATCTGGGAGGCCATCACCAAGCCCGAGTGGACGCAGAAGTACGGCTACACCGGCCTCGCCGACTTCGACCTCAAGCCCGGCGGCAAGCACCGCACCCGCCCGACGCAGGCGTTCATCGACGCGGGCATCACCGGCGACCTCGTCGACGGCGAAGTGCTCGAAGTGGATCCGCCGCGCAAGCTCGTCATCACCTGGAAGCTGCTGATGGGCCTCGAAGGCATGGCCGCCGAGCCGTACACGACGGTCACCTACGACATCGAAGAGACCAAGACCGCCGGCACCAGACTGACCGTCACCCACGACGTCACCGGTGCGCCGCTCACCGCCGAGATGGTCGGCGGGGTGCACGAAGACGTCAACGCCGGCCCGGGTGAAAACGCCGGTGGCGGCTGGGACTGGGTGCTCTCGGACCTCAAGTCCCTGCTGGAGACCGGCGAAGTCCTGGTGCCGTAA
- a CDS encoding SURF1 family protein, translating into MRLRFLLRPGWLALTAVVFTFAICCFTLLSPWQFSRNAEREQQNAALEASFTAPPVPLAQLLPPGSAPDQRTEWHLVSITGRYLPDKEVVARLRTVQGEGAFEVLTPMRTTDGTVVLIDRGYVRLDSKSGALPFAPPPPGTVQVTARVRSDETDPKNRDAFADASTGGQLQSYVVDSRVVARAGHLDIRPGYFQLDTGQPGVLGALPLPQTDSGPFLSYALQWIAFGAMALLGWLYFTVRELKPGGALATSEPTRRKSVAEILAEDELAESGRQQ; encoded by the coding sequence GTGCGGTTGCGGTTCCTGCTCCGGCCCGGGTGGCTGGCTCTGACGGCGGTGGTGTTCACCTTCGCCATCTGCTGCTTCACGCTGCTTTCCCCCTGGCAGTTCAGCCGCAACGCCGAGCGCGAGCAGCAGAACGCCGCGCTGGAGGCGTCGTTCACCGCGCCGCCCGTGCCGCTCGCCCAGCTGCTGCCGCCCGGCTCCGCGCCCGATCAGCGGACCGAATGGCACCTCGTCTCGATCACCGGCCGGTACCTGCCGGACAAGGAGGTCGTCGCGCGGCTGCGAACCGTCCAGGGTGAGGGTGCCTTCGAGGTGCTGACGCCGATGCGGACCACCGACGGGACGGTCGTCCTGATCGACCGGGGGTACGTGCGGCTCGACAGCAAGTCCGGCGCGCTGCCGTTCGCGCCGCCGCCGCCGGGGACCGTGCAGGTCACCGCGCGGGTGCGCAGCGACGAGACCGACCCGAAGAACCGCGACGCCTTCGCCGACGCCTCGACCGGCGGGCAGCTGCAGAGCTACGTCGTCGACTCGCGGGTGGTCGCGCGGGCCGGGCACCTCGACATCCGGCCCGGGTACTTCCAGCTCGACACCGGCCAGCCCGGCGTGCTGGGCGCGCTGCCGCTGCCGCAGACCGACTCGGGGCCGTTCCTGTCGTACGCGCTGCAGTGGATCGCCTTCGGGGCGATGGCGCTGCTCGGCTGGCTGTACTTCACCGTGCGGGAGCTGAAGCCGGGCGGGGCGCTGGCGACGTCCGAGCCGACGCGCCGCAAGTCCGTCGCCGAGATCCTGGCCGAGGACGAACTGGCCGAAAGCGGCCGGCAGCAGTAG
- a CDS encoding gluconate:H+ symporter, with the protein MTTTLAAAWTGHDTRLIVATVVAIAVIVVLITKVKLHPFLSLVLGSLVLGLTAGMPVDKLLKSFTNGVGSTVASVGILIALGAMLGKLLADSGGADQIVDTVLGKARGGALPWAMALVAALIGLPMFFEIGLVMLIPVVLLAAKRTGKPLLLLGIPAVAGLSVLHGLVPPHPGPLAAAGALNANVGVTLAFGLLVGIPTLVVAGPLFARVAARLVPDAQPPERLIPERADTDKPRPSFAATLTTVLLPVVLMLAKALSDILLGKGAQARKVLDFVGDPLIALLAAVLVGMVLLGRPAGLGRARLSTVVADSLGPIAGIILIVGAGGGFKQTLVDAGVGDVITGLAKDADLSPLLLGWLVAVAIRLATGSATVATVSAAGIVAPLAAGMDPSHSALLVLAIGAGSLFFSHVNDAGFWLVKEYFGLSVGQTLKSWSVMETLISVVAIALILPLSLIV; encoded by the coding sequence ATGACCACCACCCTCGCCGCCGCCTGGACCGGCCACGACACGCGCCTGATCGTCGCGACGGTCGTCGCGATCGCCGTGATCGTCGTGCTGATCACGAAGGTGAAGCTGCACCCGTTCCTGTCGCTCGTCCTCGGCTCGCTCGTGCTCGGCCTGACCGCCGGGATGCCGGTCGACAAGCTGCTCAAGAGCTTCACGAACGGCGTCGGCAGCACGGTCGCGTCCGTCGGCATCCTGATCGCCCTCGGCGCGATGCTCGGCAAGCTGCTGGCCGACTCCGGTGGCGCCGACCAGATCGTCGACACCGTGCTCGGCAAGGCCCGCGGCGGCGCGCTGCCCTGGGCGATGGCGCTCGTGGCGGCGCTGATCGGGCTGCCGATGTTCTTCGAGATCGGGCTCGTCATGCTCATCCCGGTGGTGCTGCTGGCGGCCAAGCGCACCGGGAAACCGTTGCTGCTGCTGGGGATTCCGGCCGTCGCCGGGCTCTCGGTGCTGCACGGCCTCGTCCCGCCGCACCCCGGCCCGCTCGCCGCGGCGGGCGCGCTCAACGCGAACGTCGGGGTGACGCTAGCGTTCGGCCTGCTCGTCGGCATCCCGACGCTGGTCGTCGCCGGCCCGCTGTTCGCCCGCGTCGCGGCCCGGCTGGTGCCGGACGCGCAGCCGCCCGAGCGGCTCATCCCCGAGCGCGCCGACACGGACAAGCCGCGGCCCAGCTTCGCCGCCACGCTCACGACGGTCCTGCTGCCGGTCGTGCTCATGCTCGCGAAGGCGCTTTCCGACATCCTGCTGGGCAAGGGAGCCCAGGCCCGCAAGGTCCTCGACTTCGTCGGCGACCCGCTGATCGCGCTGCTGGCCGCCGTGCTGGTCGGCATGGTGCTGCTCGGCCGGCCGGCCGGGCTGGGCCGCGCGCGGCTGTCCACCGTGGTCGCCGACTCGCTGGGCCCGATCGCCGGGATCATCCTGATCGTCGGCGCGGGCGGCGGGTTCAAGCAGACGCTGGTCGACGCGGGCGTGGGCGACGTCATCACGGGCCTGGCCAAGGACGCGGACCTGTCGCCGCTGCTGCTCGGCTGGCTGGTCGCGGTGGCGATCCGGCTGGCCACCGGCTCGGCCACGGTGGCGACGGTCTCCGCGGCGGGCATCGTGGCCCCGCTGGCCGCGGGGATGGACCCGTCGCACAGCGCGCTGCTGGTGCTCGCGATCGGCGCCGGGTCGCTGTTCTTCTCGCACGTCAACGACGCCGGGTTCTGGCTGGTCAAGGAGTACTTCGGCCTGTCGGTCGGCCAGACACTGAAGAGCTGGTCGGTGATGGAGACGCTGATCTCCGTGGTCGCGATCGCGCTGATCCTGCCGCTGTCGCTGATCGTTTAG
- a CDS encoding ArsR/SmtB family transcription factor has product MPDDDLVFKALADPTRRFLLDLLFERDGRTLTELETQVDMTRFGVMKHLKLLEEAGLVVARKEGREKRHFLNPVPIRQIHDRWIDKYTERQVTALLDLKNELEGEEP; this is encoded by the coding sequence GTGCCCGACGACGACCTGGTGTTCAAGGCGCTGGCGGATCCGACCCGCCGGTTCCTGCTCGACCTGCTCTTCGAGCGTGACGGCCGCACGCTCACCGAGCTGGAGACCCAGGTGGACATGACCCGCTTCGGCGTCATGAAGCACCTGAAGCTGCTGGAGGAAGCCGGACTCGTCGTGGCGCGGAAGGAGGGCCGCGAGAAGCGGCACTTCCTCAACCCCGTCCCGATCCGGCAGATCCACGACCGGTGGATCGACAAGTACACCGAGCGCCAGGTCACCGCGCTGCTCGACCTCAAGAACGAACTGGAAGGCGAAGAACCATGA